One Malania oleifera isolate guangnan ecotype guangnan chromosome 9, ASM2987363v1, whole genome shotgun sequence DNA segment encodes these proteins:
- the LOC131164883 gene encoding uncharacterized protein LOC131164883 yields the protein MFVLVSYFVKNNDLVLKLLWHNLMVIPGLSLWLMLLNVEGRLRILALCCVFAAMKLDISLLIVLRNSALIARKRVTLSKNVVFACRIVRPRHCRLLFSVPPQWLLQSLALLQVASVIYCTPEMVQQMLISTLSAMGLQGNNSTNIWYVNSGASSHMTNNPTTLCHVRPYASQSTIQTANDSSLPIAAVGDASSKFTNVFLAPQLSTNLISVSQLVDNNCAVNFSGNSCVVQDQVMGELIAKGPKVRRLFLLLFPVPARSPISSIKSFACNNVSDRSMV from the coding sequence atgtttgttttggtgagttactttgTGAAGAACAACgacttagtactcaagttactttggcacaatctcatggtaaTTCCGGGTTTGTCCTTGTGGCTTATGTTGCTCAATGTCGAGGGCCGCTTGCGCATTCTAGCACTTTGCTGTGTTTTTGCTGCAATGAAATTGGACATATCGCTGCTAATTGTTCTAAGAAATtctgctcttattgcaagaaaAAGGGTtacattatcaaagaatgtcgtaTTTGCTTGCAGAATCGTCAGGCCTAGGCATTGCAGACTTTTGTTTAGTGTACCCCCACAATGGCTCTTGCAGTCCCTGGCTCTTCTTCAGGTGGCTTCTGTGATTTACTGCACACCCGAAATGGTGCAACAGATGCTAATTTCGACATTATcagcaatggggctccaaggtaacaattctactaataTCTGGTATGTGAACTCTGGTGCCTCTAGTCACATGACTAATAATCCCACTACCTtgtgtcatgttcggccctacGCTAGTCAATCTACTATTCAGACTGCCAATGacagttctttgccaatagctgctgttggagatgcctcttctaagttcactaatgtgtttcttgctcctcagctttccacgaatcttatttctgttagtcaattagttgataacaattgtgctgttaatttttctggtaATAGTTGTGTTGTGCAAGACCAAGTAATGGGGGAGTTAATcgcgaagggacctaaagtgaGGCGCTTGTTTCTACTACTTTTTCCTGTTCCAGCACGTTCTCCaatttcttctattaagtcttttgcttgtaataatgtttcagatcgTAGTATGGTGTGA
- the LOC131164884 gene encoding dolichol-phosphate mannose synthase subunit 2 produces MELADRAVGFLLSLISLSIFTYYTFWVIILPFVDSDHFIHKYFLPQEYAILIPVFAGVALLGFLCVFIGSVMLKSKKKKA; encoded by the exons ATGGAATTAGCTGACAGGGCAGTTGGGTTTTTGTTATCGTTAATCAGCTTATCCATATTTACTTATTATACTTTTTGGGTCATTATCCTG CCATTTGTGGACAGTGACCATTTTATCCATAAGTACTTCCTGCCCCAAGAATACGCCATACTCATACCTGTATTTGCTGGGGTGGCACTTCTCGGCTTTTTGTGCGTCTTTATTGGGTCCGTGATGCTCAAATCCAAAAAGAAGAAGGCGTGA